Proteins from one Rhodoflexus caldus genomic window:
- a CDS encoding NUDIX domain-containing protein: MESTHNPWQTLSSRVVYDNRWISVREYQVINPAGNPGIYGVVSFKNIAIGIIPIDANGYTWLVGQYRYPLNEYSWEIPMGGGPKEQDVLTSAQRELKEETGFTAQKWTCLMKLHTSNSVTDEVGYVFLAEDLQAGETEFEETEQLALWHLPFSEAVAMVMDGRITDAISVAGLLRAAAALNK, from the coding sequence ATGGAAAGCACGCATAACCCGTGGCAAACCCTTTCTTCCAGAGTCGTTTATGACAACCGATGGATTTCCGTGCGGGAATACCAAGTAATTAATCCTGCCGGAAATCCCGGTATCTACGGTGTAGTCAGTTTTAAAAATATTGCCATCGGCATTATTCCCATTGATGCCAACGGCTACACGTGGCTGGTCGGACAATACCGCTATCCCCTCAACGAATACTCATGGGAAATTCCGATGGGCGGAGGCCCCAAAGAGCAGGATGTTTTAACTTCGGCACAGCGCGAGCTCAAAGAAGAAACAGGTTTTACCGCTCAAAAGTGGACTTGCCTGATGAAATTGCATACCTCTAATTCAGTTACCGACGAAGTAGGTTACGTATTCCTTGCCGAAGACTTGCAGGCAGGCGAAACCGAATTTGAAGAAACCGAGCAACTGGCGCTGTGGCATTTGCCGTTCAGCGAAGCGGTGGCAATGGTGATGGACGGGCGCATTACCGATGCCATCAGCGTGGCGGGGCTGCTCAGAGCGGCGGCAGCTTTAAACAAGTGA